Proteins found in one Lagopus muta isolate bLagMut1 chromosome 18, bLagMut1 primary, whole genome shotgun sequence genomic segment:
- the GALK1 gene encoding galactokinase isoform X2, whose translation MAAVAEPGPCSLLAAAREAYEAAFGGVAAVAAWAPGRVNLIGEHTDYNGGFVLPMALQLGTVLVGSPTQDGTISILTTAPGADEPHRVQFPAPTQSRPLSPGRPHWANYVKGVIQHYRGSPVPGFNAVISSDVPLGGGLSSSASLEVATYTFLQQLCPDDGDLVAKALACQQAEHTFAGMPCGIMDQFISVMGKENHALLIDCRSLDAVPIPLRDANLAVLITNSNVRHTLTGSEYPARRRQCQEAAAALGRTTLRDVSMAELEASRSQLDEEVYRRARHVVGEIERTARAAQALRDGDYVTFGMLMVESHNSLRDDYAVSCPELDQLVAAALEVDGVYGSRMTGGGFGGCTVTLLVAEAAERAQQHIQEKYSGSATFYITKPSDGAKVLPL comes from the exons ATGGCGGCGGTGGCGGAACCGGGTCCGTGCTCGCTGCTGGCGGCCGCCCGCGAGGCGTACGAGGCGGCCTTCGGTGGCGTGGCGGCCGTGGCTGCGTGGGCTCCCGGGAGGGTCAACCTCATCGGCGAGCACACCGACTACAACGGCGGCTTCGTGCTGCCCATG GCCCTGCAGCTGGGCACGGTGCTGGTGGGTTCCCCCACGCAGGACGGGACCATCTCCATCCTCACCACCGCGCCGGGGGCGGACGAGCCCCATAGGGTGCAGTTCCCGGCTCCTACCCAAAGCCGCCCTCTGAGCCCGGGGCGACCGCATTGGGCCAACTACGTCAAAGGTGTGATCCAGCACTACCGGG GCAGTCCTGTGCCGGGTTTCAATGCTGTGATCTCCAGCGATGTTCCCCTGGGCGGTGGCCTTTCAAGCTCTGCCTCTCTGGAAGTGGCCACATacaccttcctgcagcagctctgccccg ACGATGGTGATTTGGTGGCCAAGGCTCTGGCgtgccagcaggcagagcacacGTTTGCCGGCATGCCCTGTGGGATCATGGATCAGTTCATATCAGTGATGGGCAAAGAGAACCACGCGCTGCTCATCGACTGCAG GTCCCTGGATGCTGTCCCCATCCCGCTGCGTGATGCCAACCTGGCTGTCCTCATCACCAACTCCAACGTGCGGCACACACTGACGGGCAGTGAATACCCTGCGCGGCGGCGCCAgtgccaggaggcagcagcagcactgggcaggaCCACCCTGCGGGATGTCAGCATGGCTGAGCTGGAAG CATCCAGGAGCCAGCTGGATGAGGAGGTGTACCGCCGTGCCAGGCACGTGGTTGGTGAGATCGAGCGCACGGCGCGGGCAGCACAGGCACTGCGGGATGGGGATTATGTCACGTTTGGGATGCTGATGGTGGAGAGCCACAACTCCCTGCG GGATGACTATGCTGTGAGCTGCCCGGAGCTGGACCAGCTGGTGGCGGCAGCCCTGGAGGTCGATGGGGTGTATGGCAGCCGGATGACAGGGGGAGGCTTTGGGGGCTGCACTGTGACACTGCTGGTGGCCGAGGCTGCAGagagagcccagcagcacatcCAG GAGAAGTACAGCGGCTCAGCGACCTTCTACATCACCAAACCCTCCGATGGGGCAAAGGTGCTGCCCTTGTAG
- the GALK1 gene encoding galactokinase isoform X1 encodes MAAVAEPGPCSLLAAAREAYEAAFGGVAAVAAWAPGRVNLIGEHTDYNGGFVLPMALQLGTVLVGSPTQDGTISILTTAPGADEPHRVQFPAPTQSRPLSPGRPHWANYVKGVIQHYRGSPVPGFNAVISSDVPLGGGLSSSASLEVATYTFLQQLCPDDGDLVAKALACQQAEHTFAGMPCGIMDQFISVMGKENHALLIDCRSLDAVPIPLRDANLAVLITNSNVRHTLTGSEYPARRRQCQEAAAALGRTTLRDVSMAELEGFVCVSAASRSQLDEEVYRRARHVVGEIERTARAAQALRDGDYVTFGMLMVESHNSLRDDYAVSCPELDQLVAAALEVDGVYGSRMTGGGFGGCTVTLLVAEAAERAQQHIQEKYSGSATFYITKPSDGAKVLPL; translated from the exons ATGGCGGCGGTGGCGGAACCGGGTCCGTGCTCGCTGCTGGCGGCCGCCCGCGAGGCGTACGAGGCGGCCTTCGGTGGCGTGGCGGCCGTGGCTGCGTGGGCTCCCGGGAGGGTCAACCTCATCGGCGAGCACACCGACTACAACGGCGGCTTCGTGCTGCCCATG GCCCTGCAGCTGGGCACGGTGCTGGTGGGTTCCCCCACGCAGGACGGGACCATCTCCATCCTCACCACCGCGCCGGGGGCGGACGAGCCCCATAGGGTGCAGTTCCCGGCTCCTACCCAAAGCCGCCCTCTGAGCCCGGGGCGACCGCATTGGGCCAACTACGTCAAAGGTGTGATCCAGCACTACCGGG GCAGTCCTGTGCCGGGTTTCAATGCTGTGATCTCCAGCGATGTTCCCCTGGGCGGTGGCCTTTCAAGCTCTGCCTCTCTGGAAGTGGCCACATacaccttcctgcagcagctctgccccg ACGATGGTGATTTGGTGGCCAAGGCTCTGGCgtgccagcaggcagagcacacGTTTGCCGGCATGCCCTGTGGGATCATGGATCAGTTCATATCAGTGATGGGCAAAGAGAACCACGCGCTGCTCATCGACTGCAG GTCCCTGGATGCTGTCCCCATCCCGCTGCGTGATGCCAACCTGGCTGTCCTCATCACCAACTCCAACGTGCGGCACACACTGACGGGCAGTGAATACCCTGCGCGGCGGCGCCAgtgccaggaggcagcagcagcactgggcaggaCCACCCTGCGGGATGTCAGCATGGCTGAGCTGGAAG GGTTTGTGTGTGTCTCTGCAGCATCCAGGAGCCAGCTGGATGAGGAGGTGTACCGCCGTGCCAGGCACGTGGTTGGTGAGATCGAGCGCACGGCGCGGGCAGCACAGGCACTGCGGGATGGGGATTATGTCACGTTTGGGATGCTGATGGTGGAGAGCCACAACTCCCTGCG GGATGACTATGCTGTGAGCTGCCCGGAGCTGGACCAGCTGGTGGCGGCAGCCCTGGAGGTCGATGGGGTGTATGGCAGCCGGATGACAGGGGGAGGCTTTGGGGGCTGCACTGTGACACTGCTGGTGGCCGAGGCTGCAGagagagcccagcagcacatcCAG GAGAAGTACAGCGGCTCAGCGACCTTCTACATCACCAAACCCTCCGATGGGGCAAAGGTGCTGCCCTTGTAG